The following are from one region of the Actinomycetota bacterium genome:
- a CDS encoding GlsB/YeaQ/YmgE family stress response membrane protein, whose protein sequence is MEAAFDITVGEILLYLVAGLVIGLLARLLVPGKHHMSITATIVLGVVSAIIGGLIWNAIFPDNDGIAWIGSIIVAVVLVMVYSRLAARRGA, encoded by the coding sequence ATGGAGGCGGCCTTCGACATCACCGTGGGCGAGATCCTGCTGTACCTCGTCGCGGGGCTCGTGATAGGTCTGCTGGCCAGGCTGCTGGTCCCTGGTAAGCATCACATGAGCATCACCGCCACGATCGTCCTTGGCGTGGTGTCCGCGATCATCGGCGGACTGATCTGGAACGCGATCTTCCCCGACAACGACGGCATCGCGTGGATCGGCTCGATCATCGTCGCCGTGGTCCTTGTCATGGTGTACTCGCGTCTTGCGGCACGCCGCGGCGCCTAG